The following proteins come from a genomic window of Acidobacteriota bacterium:
- a CDS encoding glycine--tRNA ligase subunit alpha produces MPANKKTSPARTLQSLILDLSAYWAELGCILQQPFDMEVGAGTSSPETFLRALGPDPYRVAYVQPSRRPDDGRYGENPNRLYKHMQMQVILKPPPSDIQDLYLQSLGTLGIRLRDHDLKFEEDNWENPTLGAWGLGWQVMLDGLEITQFTYFQQCGGIDLNPISVELTYGIERIAAFLQDVDSVYSLRWNETTSYGQVRWREELQFSVYQFEMADVEMLWAQFNLYEKEAKRLLAAFAEIKDDDVARGRFPVLPTYELVLKCSHLFNLLDSRGALSVTERAGIIGRVRQLACGVAAAYMQQPRIEIPQQRVHSGN; encoded by the coding sequence TTGCCTGCCAACAAGAAAACTTCCCCAGCGCGCACACTGCAGAGCCTGATCCTCGACTTGAGCGCCTACTGGGCCGAGCTCGGCTGCATCCTGCAGCAACCTTTTGATATGGAAGTGGGCGCGGGCACCAGCAGCCCGGAGACGTTTCTGCGCGCGCTCGGCCCAGATCCCTATCGCGTGGCTTACGTCCAACCGAGCCGCCGTCCCGATGACGGGCGTTACGGCGAGAATCCCAATCGCCTTTACAAGCACATGCAGATGCAGGTGATCCTGAAGCCGCCGCCCTCTGACATTCAGGACCTCTATCTGCAAAGTCTGGGGACGCTGGGCATTCGCCTGCGCGATCACGATCTGAAGTTTGAGGAAGACAACTGGGAAAATCCCACGCTGGGCGCGTGGGGACTCGGCTGGCAGGTGATGCTGGATGGACTTGAGATCACGCAGTTCACTTACTTCCAGCAGTGTGGCGGCATTGATCTGAATCCCATCTCCGTCGAGCTGACCTACGGCATCGAGCGCATCGCGGCCTTCCTGCAGGACGTGGATAGCGTCTACTCGCTGCGCTGGAACGAGACCACTTCATACGGGCAGGTTCGCTGGCGCGAGGAGTTGCAGTTTTCCGTCTATCAATTCGAGATGGCCGACGTGGAGATGCTCTGGGCGCAGTTTAATCTTTATGAGAAGGAAGCGAAGCGCCTGCTAGCGGCGTTTGCTGAAATCAAGGACGATGATGTGGCACGAGGCCGCTTCCCCGTCCTGCCCACTTATGAACTGGTTCTTAAGTGTTCGCATCTGTTCAACCTGCTCGACTCACGCGGCGCGTTGAGCGTTACCGAGCGGGCGGGAATCATCGGTCGC
- the recO gene encoding DNA repair protein RecO, with the protein MAAKETEAIILRTWPLQEADKIVSFFSRSEGRLRGVAPYARRSVKRFGASLEMLSHVRLRYAEKPHGGMARLEACDLLESFCGAQPSYEQIVGGSCISEVCELMLPEHEPNEPFFRLVALVSTEIGRTGDIWRPLTYFDLWAVRLAGFLPPFGECIRCHEEIATDQHCWFRPQWDGLLCRNCRGEDSWTLDPASRALARSMLTAPLAEIQQEGWTRSTGAELRRFLGQQMERHLERKLVTSRQLDEMG; encoded by the coding sequence TCGTCAGTTTTTTCTCCCGCTCCGAAGGACGTCTGCGCGGAGTAGCGCCATACGCCCGGCGCAGCGTGAAGCGGTTTGGCGCATCGCTGGAAATGCTCTCCCATGTGCGGCTGCGCTACGCGGAGAAGCCACACGGCGGGATGGCCCGGCTGGAAGCGTGCGACCTGCTGGAATCGTTTTGCGGCGCGCAACCCAGTTATGAGCAGATCGTGGGCGGCAGTTGCATCTCCGAAGTCTGCGAACTGATGCTGCCCGAGCATGAACCGAATGAGCCGTTCTTCCGCCTCGTGGCGCTGGTCAGCACGGAGATCGGTCGCACGGGAGACATCTGGCGGCCGCTGACTTATTTCGATCTATGGGCGGTGCGGCTGGCGGGATTTCTGCCGCCATTCGGAGAATGTATCCGCTGCCACGAGGAGATCGCCACCGACCAGCATTGCTGGTTTCGTCCGCAATGGGATGGCCTGCTCTGCCGCAATTGCCGTGGCGAGGACAGTTGGACGCTCGACCCGGCCTCGCGCGCGTTAGCCCGCAGTATGCTGACCGCACCTTTGGCGGAGATCCAGCAGGAAGGCTGGACCCGCTCAACCGGCGCGGAACTGCGCAGGTTTCTTGGCCAGCAGATGGAACGCCACTTGGAGCGCAAGCTGGTTACCAGCCGCCAGTTGGACGAGATGGGATGA